A stretch of the Streptomyces sp. NBC_01428 genome encodes the following:
- a CDS encoding transporter: MTTVPDVSAASITPVVVRLKLSLLRNGLRQSGGRRAAYIVSVVVALLVAALQLLGLIALRGNAHAAAVSLPLVAVLALGWAVMPLFFPSGDETLDPTRLVMLPLRPQPLVRALLVASLVGVGPLFTLCLLTGSVISVAHGATAWVTAVVGVVLALLVCVALARAVAAANIRLLSSRKGRDLAVLSGLVVAVGAQLVNFGAQRLGSSGGLSALDPAADVLRWVPPASAIGAVDSASEGSYGSAVVQLALCGAALAGLLALWSRHLTRLMTSPDGSTLQAAEPAARERGSSGLGRLLPAGRTGTVMERSLRYVWRDPKTKAAWVTSLAIGLIVPVFNALQGTGSAYFACFAAGMLGIQMYNQFGQDTSAFWIVAMTISSSRDAYVELRGRALALLLITLPYATLVSVLTTALLGAWRQLPEVLGLSFALLGAMLATGAWSSARFPYSIPQEGYKNVAPGQAGLAWIAIFGGMVSAALLSAPVIALTIWLNVSADGDRWNWLLLPLGALYGALITLLGLRLAAPRTARRLPEILAAVSKG; encoded by the coding sequence ATGACCACCGTCCCGGACGTCTCCGCCGCGTCGATCACCCCGGTCGTCGTCCGTCTGAAACTCTCCCTGCTGCGCAACGGGCTGCGCCAGTCCGGGGGGCGGCGGGCCGCGTACATCGTCTCCGTCGTCGTCGCCCTGCTGGTCGCGGCGCTCCAGCTGCTCGGCCTGATCGCGCTGCGCGGCAACGCGCACGCCGCCGCCGTCTCGCTGCCGCTGGTCGCGGTGCTGGCGCTCGGCTGGGCCGTGATGCCGCTGTTCTTCCCCAGCGGCGACGAGACCCTCGACCCGACGCGTCTGGTGATGCTGCCGCTGCGCCCGCAGCCACTGGTCCGGGCGCTGCTGGTCGCGTCCCTGGTCGGCGTCGGACCGCTGTTCACGCTGTGTCTGCTGACCGGTTCGGTGATCTCGGTCGCGCACGGGGCCACGGCCTGGGTGACGGCGGTCGTCGGGGTCGTCCTCGCCCTGCTGGTCTGCGTGGCCCTCGCACGGGCGGTCGCGGCGGCCAACATCCGGCTGCTGTCGAGCCGCAAGGGCCGTGACCTGGCGGTGCTCAGCGGCCTGGTCGTCGCGGTCGGGGCGCAGCTGGTCAACTTCGGCGCCCAGCGCCTCGGTTCGTCGGGCGGACTGTCGGCCCTCGATCCGGCGGCGGATGTGCTGCGCTGGGTGCCGCCCGCCTCGGCGATCGGCGCGGTGGACTCGGCGAGCGAGGGGTCGTACGGGAGCGCGGTCGTGCAGCTGGCGCTGTGCGGGGCCGCCCTGGCGGGGCTGCTGGCCCTGTGGTCCCGCCATCTGACGCGGCTGATGACCTCCCCGGACGGGTCGACGCTCCAGGCCGCGGAGCCCGCCGCGCGGGAGCGGGGGTCCTCGGGGCTCGGGCGGCTGCTGCCGGCCGGGCGCACGGGCACGGTCATGGAACGCAGCCTCCGCTACGTGTGGCGCGACCCGAAGACCAAGGCGGCCTGGGTGACGTCGCTGGCCATCGGGCTGATCGTGCCGGTGTTCAACGCCCTGCAGGGCACCGGCTCGGCCTACTTCGCGTGCTTCGCGGCGGGCATGCTCGGGATCCAGATGTACAACCAGTTCGGGCAGGACACGTCCGCGTTCTGGATCGTCGCGATGACGATCTCCTCGTCCCGGGACGCCTACGTCGAACTGCGCGGGCGGGCGCTGGCCCTGCTGCTGATCACCCTGCCGTACGCGACGCTGGTGAGCGTGCTGACGACCGCGCTGCTCGGCGCCTGGCGGCAGCTGCCGGAGGTACTCGGCCTGTCGTTCGCGCTGCTCGGGGCGATGCTGGCGACCGGGGCCTGGTCCTCGGCCCGTTTCCCGTACTCCATCCCGCAGGAGGGCTACAAGAACGTGGCGCCCGGGCAGGCCGGTCTCGCCTGGATCGCCATCTTCGGCGGGATGGTCTCGGCCGCCCTGCTGTCCGCTCCCGTCATCGCCCTGACGATCTGGCTGAACGTGAGCGCGGACGGGGACCGGTGGAACTGGCTGCTGCTGCCCCTGGGGGCCCTCTACGGCGCCCTGATCACCCTGCTGGGGCTGCGTCTGGCGGCGCCCCGGACGGCCCGCCGGCTGCCGGAGATCCTGGCCGCGGTCAGCAAGGGGTAG
- a CDS encoding ABC transporter ATP-binding protein, whose amino-acid sequence MSEGAKDDGVPAVRVRGLWKRFGEQIAVAGIDLDLPAGQFIGLVGPNGAGKTTTLSMVTGLLRPDQGVVEVVGHDVWRDPVAVKARIGVLPEGLRLFERLSGRELLAYTGRLRGLPGAEVDKRAGQLLDVLDLAGAQHKLVVDYSTGMRKKIGLACALLHNPEVLFLDEPFEGVDPVSAQTIRGVLERYTASGATVVFSSHVMELVESLCDWVAVMAAGRIRAHGPLAQVRGDAPSLQQAFLELVGAHGRDTVTDLDWLGGGAAR is encoded by the coding sequence ATGAGCGAGGGAGCGAAGGACGACGGGGTGCCCGCCGTGCGGGTGCGCGGGCTCTGGAAGCGGTTCGGGGAGCAGATCGCCGTCGCCGGCATCGATCTGGACCTGCCCGCCGGACAGTTCATCGGGCTCGTCGGGCCGAACGGGGCGGGCAAGACGACCACCCTGTCGATGGTGACGGGGCTGCTGCGGCCCGATCAGGGCGTCGTCGAGGTCGTCGGGCACGACGTGTGGCGCGACCCGGTGGCGGTGAAGGCGCGGATCGGTGTGCTGCCGGAGGGGCTGCGGCTCTTCGAGCGGCTCTCCGGACGCGAACTCCTCGCGTACACCGGCCGGTTGCGGGGACTGCCGGGCGCCGAGGTCGACAAGCGCGCGGGGCAGCTCCTCGACGTCCTCGACCTGGCGGGCGCCCAGCACAAACTCGTCGTCGACTACTCGACCGGCATGCGCAAGAAGATCGGTCTGGCCTGCGCCCTGCTGCACAACCCCGAAGTCCTCTTCCTGGACGAGCCGTTCGAGGGCGTCGACCCGGTGTCCGCGCAGACCATCCGCGGTGTCCTGGAGCGGTACACCGCCTCCGGCGCGACCGTCGTCTTCTCCTCCCATGTGATGGAACTCGTCGAGTCGCTGTGCGACTGGGTCGCCGTCATGGCCGCCGGCCGCATCCGCGCGCACGGCCCTCTCGCGCAGGTGCGCGGCGACGCGCCCTCGCTCCAGCAGGCGTTCCTGGAGCTGGTCGGCGCCCACGGCCGCGACACGGTGACCGATCTGGACTGGCTGGGCGGCGGGGCCGCGCGATGA
- a CDS encoding bifunctional DNA primase/polymerase, translating into MEETIAGTETAQIPQQRGESLQETAVRYAEERHWDVFPGTWLEAVDGVQRCSCGEPTCAVPGAHPARDDWATQATGSATVARRLWSKQPTASILLPTGRTFDAIDVPESAGFLALARMERMELTLGPVTCTPDRRMHFFVLPGATAKVPDLVRRLGWPPASLDLVALGEGAYVAAPPTRFGSRGAVQWACRPTPANRWLPDAEELISPLAYACGRDR; encoded by the coding sequence GTGGAAGAGACCATCGCAGGCACCGAGACCGCGCAGATCCCCCAGCAGCGTGGCGAGTCGCTGCAGGAAACCGCCGTGCGCTATGCCGAGGAGCGCCACTGGGACGTGTTCCCCGGCACTTGGCTGGAAGCAGTCGACGGGGTGCAGCGCTGCTCCTGCGGCGAGCCGACCTGTGCCGTGCCGGGGGCGCATCCGGCGCGCGACGACTGGGCGACCCAGGCGACGGGCAGCGCGACCGTGGCGCGGCGGCTGTGGTCGAAGCAGCCGACGGCGTCGATCCTGCTGCCCACGGGGCGTACGTTCGACGCGATCGACGTGCCGGAGTCGGCCGGGTTCCTGGCGCTCGCCCGGATGGAGCGGATGGAGCTCACCCTCGGGCCCGTGACGTGCACCCCGGACCGGCGGATGCACTTCTTCGTCCTTCCCGGTGCCACGGCGAAGGTCCCCGACCTCGTCCGCCGGCTGGGCTGGCCGCCCGCCTCCCTGGACCTGGTCGCGCTCGGCGAGGGCGCGTACGTGGCGGCGCCGCCCACCCGCTTCGGTTCGCGGGGCGCCGTGCAGTGGGCGTGCCGTCCGACGCCGGCGAACCGGTGGCTGCCCGACGCGGAGGAGCTGATCTCCCCCCTCGCCTACGCCTGCGGCCGGGACCGGTAG
- a CDS encoding transcriptional regulator — protein sequence MAARPLIARQPNERLQALIQEAGCSNAGLARRVNMCGAEHGLDLRYDKTSVARWLRGQQPRGRAPAIIAEALGRKLGRTVTIDEIGMANGKNLASGVGLQFSPTVLGAIEQVCELWRSDVGRRDFLSGSSVAASALVEPSRDWLISGPDAQVARSAGPRVGHSDVAAVRAMTQALVELDHQYGSGHVRPVVVHYLNSVVSGLLAGSYREAVGRELFAAVSRLTELAGYMAVDTGQPGLAQRYYIQALRLAQAAGDRGYGGYVLAASMSHLAAQLGNPREIAQLARAAQEGARGRVTPRAEAMFLAAEARGHALMGDARAAQSASGRAVTALEGADAASGDDPTWIAHFDEAYLADELAHCHRDLGQAEAAARCAEQSLAGHPESRARRRAIGYVLLASAQVQQREIEQACTTGLRAVELLGTLRSNRGAEYLDDLQQRLEPFRDEAVVREFGARMELQSAA from the coding sequence ATGGCCGCAAGGCCGCTCATCGCCAGGCAGCCGAACGAACGGCTCCAGGCGCTCATCCAGGAGGCGGGCTGCTCGAACGCCGGGCTGGCCCGCCGCGTCAACATGTGCGGTGCCGAACACGGGCTCGACCTGCGGTACGACAAGACGTCGGTGGCGCGCTGGCTGCGCGGCCAGCAGCCGCGGGGGCGGGCTCCGGCGATCATCGCCGAGGCCCTGGGACGCAAACTCGGCCGGACGGTCACGATCGACGAGATCGGCATGGCCAACGGCAAGAACCTGGCGTCCGGCGTCGGCCTCCAGTTCTCGCCGACCGTGCTGGGCGCCATCGAGCAGGTCTGCGAGCTGTGGCGCAGCGACGTCGGGCGGCGCGACTTCCTGTCCGGGTCGTCCGTCGCCGCCTCCGCGCTCGTCGAGCCGAGCCGCGACTGGCTGATCTCCGGTCCGGACGCGCAGGTCGCGCGCTCGGCGGGCCCGCGCGTCGGGCACTCCGACGTGGCGGCGGTCCGCGCGATGACCCAGGCGCTCGTCGAACTCGACCACCAGTACGGCAGCGGACACGTGCGCCCGGTCGTCGTGCACTACCTGAACAGCGTCGTCTCCGGGCTGCTGGCCGGCTCCTACCGTGAGGCGGTCGGCCGCGAACTGTTCGCAGCCGTGTCCCGGTTGACCGAACTCGCCGGCTACATGGCGGTCGACACCGGCCAACCCGGTCTCGCCCAGCGGTACTACATCCAGGCGCTGCGGCTCGCGCAGGCCGCCGGCGACCGCGGCTACGGCGGTTACGTGCTGGCCGCGTCCATGAGCCACCTGGCCGCCCAGCTCGGCAACCCGCGGGAGATCGCGCAGTTGGCGCGCGCGGCCCAGGAGGGTGCGCGCGGTCGGGTGACGCCGCGCGCCGAGGCGATGTTCCTCGCCGCCGAGGCGCGCGGGCACGCGCTGATGGGCGACGCGCGGGCCGCGCAGTCGGCGTCCGGACGGGCCGTCACCGCGCTGGAGGGCGCCGACGCGGCCTCCGGGGACGACCCGACGTGGATCGCGCACTTCGACGAGGCCTACCTGGCCGACGAGTTGGCCCACTGCCACCGCGACCTCGGGCAGGCCGAGGCCGCCGCGCGGTGCGCCGAGCAGTCCCTCGCCGGGCACCCCGAGTCGCGAGCCCGCCGCCGCGCCATCGGCTACGTCCTGCTGGCCTCGGCACAGGTCCAGCAGCGCGAGATCGAGCAGGCCTGCACCACCGGACTGCGGGCCGTCGAACTCCTCGGCACCCTCCGCTCCAACCGCGGCGCCGAGTACCTGGACGACCTCCAGCAGCGCCTGGAGCCGTTCCGGGACGAGGCGGTGGTGCGGGAGTTCGGGGCGCGCATGGAGTTGCAGTCGGCGGCCTGA
- a CDS encoding ABC transporter substrate-binding protein: MTGRRRTRTTSPVQRRRPLKAVLLSTCALGACASIAVGCGAVPGVTGGSGDGSIKVMTWAPEKTAATNQPGMPAMARTYARWVNAHGGIDGHKLEVLTCNDHNDSIDAAHCAERAVDEDVVAVVGSYSQHSTSFFSPLESAGIPFIGGYGVTDAEFTSPLSYPVNGGQPALLAGLGEQLAKNCGPVSLIRPDTTAGDQLPVLLDSGLKAEGHPQAADQRAAEDATEYSRPTQQALRHATSDLARRGCVVPALGNRTDTFMDSFRRDSTKYPKVRTGTVLGSVDQSRIDAAGGRSGPYEGSYVTGWYPAADDARWNEMRSVIKEQAFGDNRIDPADVGVQTTWIAYTVLRKAIESLGSGEITPLAIRRTLDNGLKVNTGGLTPTLRWRFEDLIGAIDFPRLVNGDVTFQVVRDGRLTPARRGFVNMSKTLESAE, translated from the coding sequence ATGACCGGTAGGCGACGTACGCGCACCACCTCCCCCGTCCAGCGCCGTCGGCCCCTGAAGGCCGTACTGCTGTCCACGTGCGCGCTGGGGGCGTGTGCGTCGATCGCCGTCGGGTGCGGGGCCGTCCCCGGTGTCACGGGGGGCTCCGGGGACGGCTCGATCAAGGTGATGACCTGGGCGCCGGAGAAGACGGCCGCGACCAACCAGCCCGGGATGCCCGCGATGGCCCGGACCTACGCCCGCTGGGTCAACGCCCACGGCGGCATCGACGGCCACAAGCTGGAGGTCCTCACCTGCAACGACCACAACGACTCCATCGACGCCGCGCACTGCGCCGAGCGGGCCGTGGACGAGGACGTCGTCGCGGTGGTCGGCTCCTACAGCCAGCACAGCACGTCGTTCTTCTCGCCGCTGGAGAGCGCTGGCATCCCCTTCATCGGCGGCTACGGCGTCACCGACGCCGAGTTCACCAGTCCGCTCTCCTATCCGGTCAACGGCGGCCAGCCCGCGCTGCTGGCCGGCCTCGGCGAGCAGCTCGCCAAGAACTGCGGTCCCGTGTCGCTGATCCGCCCGGACACCACGGCCGGTGACCAGCTCCCGGTGCTGCTCGACTCGGGCCTCAAGGCGGAGGGCCACCCGCAGGCGGCCGACCAGCGGGCCGCCGAGGACGCCACGGAGTACTCCCGTCCGACGCAGCAGGCGCTCCGGCACGCGACCTCCGACCTGGCCAGGCGCGGCTGTGTGGTGCCCGCCCTCGGCAACCGCACCGACACGTTCATGGACTCCTTCCGGCGGGACAGCACGAAGTACCCGAAGGTCCGCACCGGCACGGTCCTCGGCAGCGTCGACCAGTCGCGGATCGACGCCGCCGGCGGCAGGTCGGGGCCGTACGAGGGTTCGTACGTCACCGGCTGGTACCCGGCCGCCGACGACGCGCGCTGGAACGAGATGCGCTCGGTGATCAAGGAGCAGGCGTTCGGCGACAACCGGATCGACCCGGCCGACGTCGGCGTGCAGACCACCTGGATCGCCTACACCGTGCTGAGGAAGGCGATCGAGTCGCTCGGTTCGGGCGAGATCACCCCGCTGGCCATCCGGCGGACGCTCGACAACGGCCTCAAGGTGAACACCGGCGGCCTCACGCCGACGCTGCGCTGGCGCTTCGAGGACCTGATCGGCGCCATCGACTTTCCGCGCCTGGTCAACGGGGACGTCACCTTCCAGGTCGTCCGCGACGGCCGGCTGACACCCGCACGCCGCGGGTTCGTGAACATGTCGAAGACGCTGGAGAGCGCCGAGTAG
- a CDS encoding SCO4402 family protein — protein MTVQGSENSSRRGRHSSTMGGMPLNDMPWWRWRSNVRSALHMLSDPAFQRDVWLAGVDGYGDVTDAVYRLVEDTWLDNWSAEKYVGTIFRDSEEAVLVDTAVLRVLRIMHQVGPDAPVSAYVDHQAWPDAVHAARAAHVRLATSDGEDPDVPPRTLEVLRILTRSA, from the coding sequence GTGACCGTGCAAGGTTCGGAGAACTCTTCCCGTCGCGGCCGTCACTCATCCACCATGGGCGGCATGCCACTGAACGACATGCCGTGGTGGCGCTGGCGCAGCAATGTGCGTTCCGCGCTGCACATGCTCTCCGACCCCGCCTTCCAGCGCGACGTCTGGCTCGCCGGCGTCGACGGGTACGGGGACGTCACCGACGCCGTGTACCGGCTGGTCGAGGACACCTGGCTCGACAACTGGTCCGCCGAGAAGTACGTCGGCACGATCTTCCGCGACTCCGAGGAGGCGGTCCTCGTGGACACCGCCGTCCTGCGCGTCCTGCGGATCATGCACCAGGTCGGCCCCGACGCCCCCGTCTCCGCCTACGTCGACCACCAGGCGTGGCCGGACGCCGTGCACGCCGCGCGCGCCGCCCACGTCCGGCTCGCGACCAGTGACGGCGAGGACCCCGACGTGCCGCCGCGCACGCTGGAAGTCCTGCGCATCCTCACGCGCTCCGCGTAG
- the purU gene encoding formyltetrahydrofolate deformylase: protein MNEPSVRGSAPAAEQYVLTLSCPDKQGIVHAVSSYLFMTGCNIEDSQQFGDHDTGLFFMRVHFSAESPVTVEKLRASFAAIGDAFHMDWQIHRAEDRMRIVLLVSKFGHCLNDLLFRARIGALPVDIAAVVSNHTDFAELVGSYDIPFHHIAVTKDTKADAEAQLLELVREQGVELVVLARYMQVLSDDLCKQLSGRIINIHHSFLPSFKGAKPYHQAHARGVKLIGATAHYVTADLDEGPIIEQEVERVGHDVTPDQLVAIGRDVECQALARAVKWHAERRILLNGRRTVIFA from the coding sequence ATGAATGAGCCGTCCGTCCGCGGGAGCGCGCCCGCCGCCGAGCAGTACGTCCTGACCCTGTCCTGCCCCGACAAGCAGGGCATCGTGCACGCCGTGTCCAGCTATCTGTTCATGACCGGCTGCAACATCGAGGACAGTCAGCAGTTCGGCGACCACGACACCGGCCTGTTCTTCATGCGCGTGCACTTCTCCGCGGAGTCCCCGGTGACGGTCGAGAAACTGCGGGCGAGCTTCGCGGCGATCGGCGACGCCTTCCACATGGACTGGCAGATCCACCGGGCCGAGGACCGGATGCGGATCGTCCTCCTGGTCAGCAAGTTCGGTCACTGCCTGAACGACCTGCTCTTCCGCGCCCGGATCGGCGCCCTGCCCGTCGACATCGCGGCCGTCGTGTCCAACCACACGGACTTCGCCGAACTGGTCGGCTCCTACGACATCCCCTTCCACCACATCGCGGTGACGAAGGACACCAAGGCGGACGCCGAGGCGCAGCTGCTGGAGCTGGTGCGCGAGCAGGGTGTCGAACTGGTCGTCCTCGCCCGCTACATGCAGGTCCTCTCGGACGACCTGTGCAAGCAGCTCAGCGGCCGCATCATCAACATCCACCACTCGTTCCTGCCGAGCTTCAAGGGCGCGAAGCCGTACCACCAGGCGCACGCCCGGGGTGTGAAGCTGATCGGCGCCACCGCGCACTACGTGACCGCGGACCTCGACGAGGGCCCGATCATCGAGCAGGAGGTCGAGCGCGTCGGCCACGACGTGACCCCCGACCAGCTCGTCGCCATCGGCCGGGACGTCGAGTGCCAGGCGCTCGCCCGCGCGGTGAAGTGGCACGCTGAACGCCGCATCCTGCTCAACGGCCGCCGCACGGTCATCTTCGCGTAG
- a CDS encoding zf-HC2 domain-containing protein, translating to MSGEADRSGPLGHGDGPDGPDGHGRHREHRDPEKPEEYPAYPEHPGHPEAGIPLPRSSVEDTGLPLPEAAAASLAVPVPAPLVLEHRVLKSLLGAWALAACSADETTAVEEHLGECGACADEALRLRGAVGLLHPAESLDLDPTLRTRVLAGCLDRRPPRIPVPEWAAPYDAESARLDALLQDIGGAEWHAPVRLRWFDGDAPTSRRTTVAGVIAHLLSVDGLVAVALGLDDPLGDAGSPGQTPQGRTETYWRASHFPPTRSVRGPWRAQSHDIVRTVSFVDGGGSSRSGKDGSGGLTVPYGGFELPLSDSLLDRAFECWVHAWDIAEAVDYPYEPPAARHLHRMIDLAARMLPGSLAERRRAGLSAPPVRHLVAAGTGGRSLRLEIEGSGGGEWLIPLDSPGAVGSAEHAVAHVALDGVEFCRLAAGHVSPEEAAAGQDGDREAIRDVLFAAASLSRM from the coding sequence GTGAGCGGAGAGGCGGACCGCTCCGGGCCGCTCGGCCACGGTGACGGACCCGACGGCCCGGACGGCCACGGACGCCACCGGGAGCACAGGGATCCGGAGAAGCCGGAGGAGTACCCGGCGTATCCGGAGCACCCCGGGCACCCGGAGGCGGGGATACCCCTGCCGCGTTCCTCCGTGGAGGACACCGGACTGCCGCTGCCCGAAGCGGCCGCAGCGTCCCTCGCCGTGCCCGTCCCCGCGCCGCTCGTCCTGGAGCACCGTGTCCTGAAGTCACTGCTCGGCGCGTGGGCGCTGGCCGCCTGCTCGGCGGACGAGACGACCGCCGTCGAGGAGCACCTCGGGGAGTGCGGCGCGTGCGCGGACGAGGCGCTGCGGCTGCGCGGGGCGGTCGGCCTGCTGCACCCGGCGGAGAGCCTCGACCTGGACCCGACGCTGCGCACCCGGGTCCTCGCGGGCTGCCTCGACCGGCGTCCGCCGCGTATCCCGGTCCCCGAGTGGGCCGCTCCCTACGACGCGGAGAGCGCTCGGCTCGACGCGCTGCTGCAGGACATCGGCGGCGCCGAGTGGCACGCCCCGGTGCGGCTGCGCTGGTTCGACGGCGACGCTCCCACCAGCCGCCGGACGACGGTGGCGGGCGTCATCGCCCATCTGCTGAGCGTCGACGGCCTGGTGGCCGTCGCGCTGGGCCTGGACGACCCGCTCGGCGACGCGGGCTCGCCCGGACAGACCCCGCAGGGGCGCACCGAGACGTACTGGCGCGCCTCGCACTTCCCGCCCACCCGGTCCGTGCGCGGGCCCTGGCGGGCGCAGAGCCACGACATCGTGCGGACGGTGTCGTTCGTGGACGGCGGCGGCTCCTCCCGCTCGGGCAAGGACGGTTCCGGCGGCCTGACCGTGCCGTACGGCGGGTTCGAACTGCCGCTGAGCGACTCGCTGCTGGACCGGGCCTTCGAGTGCTGGGTGCACGCCTGGGACATCGCGGAGGCGGTGGACTACCCGTACGAGCCGCCCGCCGCCCGGCACCTCCACCGGATGATCGACCTGGCCGCGCGGATGCTGCCCGGTTCGCTGGCCGAGCGGCGCAGGGCGGGGCTCTCGGCCCCGCCGGTACGGCATCTGGTCGCCGCGGGCACCGGGGGACGCAGCCTGCGCCTGGAGATCGAGGGATCCGGGGGCGGCGAGTGGCTGATCCCGCTGGACTCCCCCGGCGCCGTCGGGTCCGCCGAGCACGCGGTGGCCCATGTCGCTCTGGACGGCGTGGAGTTCTGCCGGCTCGCGGCGGGTCACGTCTCCCCGGAGGAGGCGGCCGCGGGACAGGACGGCGACCGCGAGGCCATCAGGGACGTCCTGTTCGCGGCGGCGTCACTGAGCCGGATGTGA
- a CDS encoding RNA polymerase sigma factor, with the protein MTKQDAPPRWDRKMQQRLARGEAAALGEFYDRFASLVHGLAHRVLGDERAADGITREVFTHVWENPDAYDPRQGPLRSWVAGLTHRLAVQRLRATETAALAQGGHGTAEELERKVRSASVAARADYIVTSMPAPLRAALDLAYLQRRDYRQAAADLGVTEDEARRRLRLGLQLLSTAHDAGPTGPPSPYGGAR; encoded by the coding sequence ATGACCAAGCAGGACGCACCGCCCCGCTGGGACCGCAAGATGCAGCAGCGGCTCGCCCGCGGGGAGGCGGCCGCGCTCGGCGAGTTCTACGACCGGTTCGCCTCGCTCGTGCACGGCCTCGCCCACCGCGTGCTGGGCGACGAGCGGGCCGCCGACGGCATCACCCGCGAGGTCTTCACCCATGTCTGGGAGAACCCCGACGCGTACGACCCCCGGCAGGGGCCGCTGCGTTCCTGGGTGGCCGGTCTGACCCACCGCCTGGCCGTGCAGCGGCTGCGTGCCACCGAGACCGCGGCCCTCGCGCAGGGCGGCCACGGCACGGCCGAGGAGCTGGAGCGCAAGGTCCGCAGCGCCTCCGTGGCGGCCCGCGCGGACTACATCGTCACCTCCATGCCGGCCCCGCTGCGGGCCGCGCTGGACCTCGCCTACCTCCAGCGGCGGGACTACCGCCAGGCGGCGGCCGACCTCGGCGTGACCGAGGACGAGGCCCGCCGCCGGCTCCGGCTGGGCCTCCAGCTCCTGTCCACCGCCCACGACGCGGGACCCACCGGGCCGCCGTCGCCGTACGGGGGTGCGCGGTGA
- a CDS encoding STAS domain-containing protein, whose translation MNAVSRDVGDWAVLRVSGELDLVTAPVLRQGVHDVVAEGRHSIVLDLSEVLFCDSSGVGVLIATRRLMRSCQGRLRLILPAQGAVEGSHVNRVLAALGVRRLFDVYPDVDEALDEESRPLSA comes from the coding sequence CTGAACGCGGTGAGCCGCGACGTGGGCGACTGGGCCGTGCTGCGGGTGTCGGGCGAGCTCGACCTCGTGACGGCGCCCGTGCTGCGCCAGGGCGTGCACGACGTGGTGGCGGAGGGGCGGCACAGCATCGTCCTGGACCTCTCCGAGGTGCTGTTCTGCGACTCCAGCGGTGTCGGCGTCCTGATCGCCACGCGCCGTCTGATGCGGTCCTGCCAGGGCCGGCTGCGGCTGATCCTGCCCGCCCAGGGCGCGGTGGAGGGCTCCCACGTCAACCGTGTCCTCGCGGCGCTCGGCGTGCGCCGCCTCTTCGACGTGTACCCGGACGTCGACGAGGCGCTCGACGAGGAGTCCCGCCCGCTGTCCGCCTGA
- a CDS encoding EF-hand domain-containing protein — MVSSEYEHRIAARFAGFDQDGNGYIDREDFNAAAKAVLSAFGTAARSDKGQALYIGAEAFWQGMAGIADRDGDQRITREEFVSGAVKRLRDNPERFAEIARPFLHAALAVADTDGDGTATLDETRRVLAALGADEDTAAAAATALDADTDGRIGETEVVAAFARYFTVPE; from the coding sequence ATGGTCAGCAGCGAGTACGAACACAGGATTGCCGCCCGGTTCGCCGGATTCGACCAGGACGGCAACGGCTACATCGACCGGGAGGACTTCAACGCCGCGGCCAAGGCCGTGCTCTCCGCGTTCGGTACGGCGGCCCGGTCGGACAAGGGCCAGGCCCTCTACATCGGCGCCGAGGCGTTCTGGCAGGGCATGGCCGGCATAGCGGACCGGGACGGTGACCAGCGCATCACCCGCGAGGAGTTCGTGAGCGGCGCGGTGAAGCGGCTGCGGGACAACCCCGAGCGGTTCGCCGAGATCGCCCGCCCCTTCCTGCACGCGGCCCTCGCGGTGGCGGACACCGACGGGGACGGCACGGCCACGCTCGACGAGACCCGGCGCGTCCTCGCCGCCCTCGGCGCGGACGAGGACACCGCCGCGGCGGCGGCCACCGCCCTCGACGCCGACACCGACGGACGGATCGGCGAGACGGAGGTCGTCGCCGCGTTCGCCCGCTACTTCACGGTGCCGGAGTAG